From Kineosporia succinea, the proteins below share one genomic window:
- a CDS encoding SCO2525 family SAM-dependent methyltransferase, whose product MAWKDFEPSAYWHHNYASLREDDRAILEHVGGFFSEYHREHPRVAGGPRVTGIDVGSGSNLYPALAMLPWADEILLTDHSPSNVAWLRGALAGQQPDTDADGAWVWLPFWETLRAYDGYDAATDPRRELTRRCSVEQRDVFQLQADGRFGIGTMFFVAESLTSYENEFEEATEHFLRSLAPGAPFAAAFMDKSLGYVVGDKSFPAVREVDSLRVDVTLRQFGAKARVTKIPVPGNDPLRDGYDGMIIAVGTTA is encoded by the coding sequence GTGGCCTGGAAAGACTTCGAGCCGTCGGCCTACTGGCACCACAACTACGCGTCCCTGCGTGAAGACGACCGGGCCATTCTCGAGCACGTCGGTGGATTCTTCTCCGAGTACCACCGCGAGCACCCACGCGTCGCCGGGGGGCCGCGCGTGACCGGCATCGACGTCGGCTCCGGCTCGAACCTGTACCCGGCGCTGGCCATGCTGCCCTGGGCCGACGAGATCCTGCTCACCGACCACTCCCCCTCGAACGTCGCCTGGCTACGCGGCGCACTGGCCGGGCAGCAGCCCGACACCGACGCCGACGGCGCCTGGGTGTGGCTGCCGTTCTGGGAGACCCTGCGTGCCTACGACGGTTACGACGCGGCCACCGACCCGCGCCGGGAACTCACCCGGCGGTGCTCGGTCGAGCAGCGCGACGTCTTCCAGCTCCAGGCCGACGGCCGGTTCGGCATCGGCACCATGTTCTTCGTCGCCGAGTCGCTCACCTCCTACGAGAACGAGTTCGAGGAGGCCACCGAGCACTTCCTGCGGTCGCTGGCTCCCGGTGCCCCGTTCGCCGCCGCCTTCATGGACAAGTCGCTCGGCTACGTCGTGGGCGACAAGTCGTTCCCCGCCGTGCGTGAGGTCGACTCCCTCCGCGTCGACGTGACGCTCCGGCAATTCGGGGCGAAGGCGCGGGTCACCAAGATCCCGGTGCCCGGCAACGACCCGCTGCGCGACGGGTACGACGGCATGATCATCGCCGTGGGAACCACGGCATAG